aattaattagaaattttaatttttattaattcaaGAATAACAAATTTGTATGATATAATACTTTTTATCATGCATTTGTTTTATGATATTTTTGTTGGAAAAAGGTTATAACATGGAAATAGTTCTATAAAATATGAAATGTTATTTTGTAAGAAAAAAACCCTTCAAATTCtctatattaaaataaaaattttccGAGCGCTCTTATTCAGCGGAgcctggttgattctggccccaccaaatATTTTAAAGGAAATTTATTTGACGTGGCATAAtacaaaataggaaaaataattaTTGCCCccacggattttttttttaatggaaaatgaATTTTTTGTTCCCTAAAGTAATTATCACATtcgtaaaaatcaaaaaactaaatCAATCACGCATCAATcacaaaatcaattgcataattaatggatagaaaaatgtaaaaaaaaatgtcAAATGTCCTGTTATAGTTCTCAAAATCATTCTTTTACTAATTACAACTTCATTTTCTCACATAAATTTATGAATTTTAAAATATTAAACGACATtattaccaaaaagaaaaaatactagCTATAGAGGTTTTGGATTCGGTTTTAAGATATCGAAcggtaatattaaaaaaaaaaaagaagaagaagaagaagaagaagaaaagtattaGTAGTATTAATATGGTTTTTTGGATTTTATGTTTCGCTATACAGAACGCAAAATCATATTTATTAAttacttttatttttaattcctctaagaaaataataatagatgatgaatacattgttTTGGTATGGTGGCTCTCTCAAATCGTTGAAAATACGTATATTTTAAGGAttttaaaatattaaacaatactattaccaaaatataaaataatgATTTTAAGATGTTGAGCGACATTGTTACcaaaaagataaaacaataatAGAGTTTTTGGATTTGGTCTTTGCTATATAAAGCACTCCGAGCAATACATGCACGTTTATTTGAGTATAGATATTGCTTTGAAGTTGCTTTATACGTGTATCCCCCCTATTTTAAATGTGGTAGCCTAAAATCGAGATCGAGGTTGGAATCAATATGGTCTACGTATTTTCAACTACATCTCTTAAGTTAAATCAGACTCGGGAAACTGCTCTTGCATCAGACTCAAACATGGCAGTTTTATAATTATAAAGGGGTTTCGAGTGTACTATATATCATGTTGTAGCCTCCAAAGTCCAAGTATGATAAAACTATGAGTTTTAATTTCCAGATGTGAATTCATATTTGGGTTGAACTGTTGAGTTTTCTTTTGTTGACCGATACAATTAAGGTGGATTGGACCGGTTGAACTTTTATTTGTCTTCATCGGCGTTGATTGTTACTGATCCATGTGAGCGAAGGAAATGCGTCGATTGTTTGTACAGAAGAGTGTTTTCAAGTAAATTACCTAAAATTTGCACAGGTACATATATAATCTTAGTGATATCACCTGAAGAACTCTATTGATGACCATCAATCGTTGATATATCAGTAATAAACTACAGATCTGGATTAAGCTAATAAGTTTACGTGTCATAATGGTATTAGCAGATTATATGGTGATGAATATACGTTTCCTGGTTCGAATGAATCAGATGCCCAGTAGCTGAATTCTCAATTCCTTGGACCGAGAAGTATTGTAAGATCTTGGATTCTGATTACCCCCAACTAAGTGTGGAAGATAAATATCTTTTCAATGGAAATTAGAGAGTGGGAGATGAGAAACTTTATATATTTGCAGGAAGGGCCCAAGATAATAATTGATGATATTTTTatcatactttttttttcttgaaggttctatttttatcatatttcGTTTGTGTATTTTATATAGATATGTGAACTCCAATCTCTagcaaaggaaaaaaagaaaagaaaaaaaaccagcGAATTATACTGCTCGAAATATGTATTTCAGTAATATTGGAATCACACAagataatttttcttttctctccttaAACAAGAATAGATctatagtagtattgtcttagtGAAACATCATCTCTCATTTAGCACTGGCAAGGGTTCTTGGCATCTTTCAAAGTGTTGGTTAGGGCTAGCATAACCTCAACATACTTACGAGTTTAAGCCCACATTTGGATTAGTCAAGAGAAATGTTGCTCTCCAAAACTGCAAGCATCTTCTTAGCACGCTCAGCAATCTCTTGATCTATTGATGGGATTCTAGGAGAGTGGATGTCGTACACAACATTATCTAATCCCATTTCATGTACTCAAAGTACGTCCACAATAAATGCTCGGTTGTTTTGTTTTTCCACCGTGCAGGGCCATGAAGAACAATAATACAACTAAATATCCATGTTGTTACTTATGCAAAGGAAAAAAGCATCCATCAACCGTGAAATACCACGCGAGTTACACACTTAGATGGGAAAGGATACGGTGGAAATCAATAAGAACATTGAAAGTTCTAATTTTATTAGTAGCAATCGTTATCATAAAGAATTTCCTGGTGGGTTTGTATTTTTAGATGTGCCATCACATGTTCTAAGAGTTAATGTGGGTACAGTagaacctccatataagaatactcTTGGGACCATTAGAAAATATTCTTACATAGAGGTTATTCTTATATATATAGGTAATTTTTACACTGATTAAGCCAAGCTGGGACCATTATTTTTTATTCTTATACGAAGTTTATTTCTTTGCAgggtattcttatatggaggttataCTGTACAATGGTCGTGGTGCTTAGGGATGTAGATATTATAAGTCATGAAAGTTTGACAATCAATTCACGAAAATACGTAATCATATATTCATTACTTAGCCATATAACATTCCAGAAATTAGGAAGACTGGAAAATAATCATGATTCATAGCTATAAGTCCCATAAATATGTCAAAATgtacctttttttattttatttttatatagaaAAGGAGGTTTCCTCAAATTACAGATAATATTGGCCCATGCCGACCATAATTAGAGGATCCATAGTCCATTACATATTGGTACACAGTCCATTACATATTGGTTCCAGTTCTGGATATTCAAATAGGTTAAGATTGCCCATAAGGAATAACCTGTCCATGcatgtttaattgaatatttgttATAAAAAGTTGATACATTTGCCGCCCAAATAATAGTTGATCTCTTAACAAGAACAAAAGAGTTAACTAGAAAATTGATGTCGAATTTATTTAACTAGATTAATGCATCAATGCAAACGCATGCATGTTCAATATACGTCATCCATCTTGGATGCaatcagtaacaagataatttatttttatgtcCCGGATATTTTGAGATCGTTACAGGTGTAAGTCTATTTACATgcctaattttgtttttttgtacctcgtaaaaaaaaaagtttgcacCAGAAAGCAAAATTTTGGACCCGAAACTTAGGAGTTTTGGCTCCGCCACCGTTCTCTGCAAACCAAACACACTTGATTTGGTTAAACGCAAGGATTAGTTACATTGGTATTACATTAACTGGAACCTTTTCATTTTGATCTTACTTATTTTCTTGCACACCAACTAAGATATTAGCTTAACgattttttattaagttttataATTGTAACGAAGTTAGTTTTAAAACATGAATCCAGAATTCCATAACTATACCCGTGCGTAGCACGGATGACAAACTAGTCCACATAGTAATATACAGCATACACTTACTTACCTCTTACGATatggctttcttttggacactaatgGCGATTGGAAGATGACAACGGTTCAAAACTTGAcatgattttgataactgtaagTATCAATATTGAGAAAAACCAATGTTGGTTTTATGACAACATAACTGAACGATACTTCAATCATCTTCCAGTTCCACTTAGTTTAGCGAGCCTTTTGATGTATACATACATCTCCAGAAATACATCTCCATTAAGAAGATGTCCATTCACAAGAGATGCTTTTTCATATTTATGCCTTTTCAAGGATCATAGTCTAATCATACTAATTTATACGTGCTTTTTCATCAAGGCTGAATTGAGGGTCCTGGAAAAATAATTTGGGATcctagctacatgacaaaaaagatcatgaaatagtaattcagAGTTATTCCTTATCGAACTTTTTTTAAAATGGCTAAACTGTCCCCgaattattagtgttaattagtttaattagattaaaatcagatttagggataaaattttgataaaagaaaaattgtatttttttgtCGTGGAGAGGAACAAATTGAGTTTTGAGGGAAAAATAATAGAGTTATTTGGAATGAGTGATTCCAGCGGAGGAAtcctattgctcaaaatgaaggaaccaatcctcaaaatgaagaacccgaagctcaaaacaatcaggtaaacttcctgtACTCTTCAAATTATATGAATGATGCTCCAAGTGGCcgattcatgtacactatgcaactactcagagtgagggtcgttaagtTGAGAAGGTATAATGAACGAATGACTCTAGaagtcgtcaattacttgacacaatctttgacgactcaaacctgcaacttttgcaggttatgaaaaatcgtcaaccaagtgtgatatatttgacgactccagctagttaggtcacacagagtcgttaacttaatatgtttagaacccaacgactctaaaactttttactttatgaagatgttactcttatgGTCGTTAATTTGGCATTCCTATATACCGACGACCCTAGCGAGCCGTTCATAGATTAACGAGAGTCGTCATTCCTCACATGTATAAATAGTAAAGACTCTGTCACTTGCGGCTCGAGCCACTTATGGCAGGGAATTATCGTGATGGTAATCAAAATCGTGGTTGTGGAGTCTGTGGCTCGAGCTGATTGCTGCCATCGATGGTCATTGTACTGAGAAGAGATATTGAGGATTACTCGAGTCTGCGTTGAGCGTTGGGTTGATGCCAGCGATAAAAGGTAATGGATGAATGATGATCGGAATATGATTGTTGCTGCCATTGGCAAGCATGGCAGCGATGGAGCTCAGGTGATGGAAGAGAACGATAATGGAGTTCGAGTAGAGTTTGGAGCGGCGACGTCGATGCCAGTGATGATGGATGATCGGTAGTGATCGTGATGATGAAGGATGGTGCTGTTCTTCATGGATTCTTGGAGCTCGAGTTTGAGTTGTTGCTGTCACTAGCTACTGAAGGCAGTGAAGATGAGCATTGAGATGCTGTCATTATCGACAATAGATGATGGATCATATGAGAACAAATTGCTGCCATCGTGATCAGAGATCGAGAGCTCGAGTTGGACAGAATGATATAAAGAAGAGCAGCAGGGATTTTTGGTGGTTAATTGAATCGAGAAGAGTAGTTTGCTTTCTCTGATGGTTCGAAACTGTGGTGGTTATCGGTGATCGATGGCATGgagaacagagaagaagaactCGAGCATGGCAGTGATGAAAATGGGTCGATGGATGAATGATTGATGATGCTTCCATTAATATAAAGCCATAGAAGAGTTTCTAGTGAATATATCATTCAAACTCAGTTGAGTTCACGGAGAGATAATGGGTTTGTCGAGATTTGTGGCGCTGTGTCTAATGAGCCAGGGAAGAACGGTGAATAGATTACTTGGAGAGACGACAATAGATGATTAACCGGTGAGTGACTGGTAGTTGGCTGCTGTTGTGGAAAAGGATGGAAAATAGAGTTTAGCTGAGAAGAGATGGAAGTCACGGACGCGACAAAGTTGAGCTGAAAATTTGGAATTCATTTTCGTTGTATAAGAAGTGTTTTCCTGCCAGTAAAAATGATTTTACTATCGGAGGTTAATCAATCCTTGATTATTATTATTCCATAAACTCATATAAATAGAGTTTGAGTATTACAGAAAATCTGGTATTCTCCCAGAATATTATGGTAACTAAATATCTCTAAATATATCATCTCTAAATATAATATAttgtctattacacccccttagtcgtaACGGGAGAGGAGCACACGTTAAGACTAGAACGGAAACGAACAAACAATACTCGAGGAAGGcccttggtgaagatatctgcaTATTGACTGTCAGAAGGGATGTGCAAGACATGAATGTCACCGATACGTACACGCTCACGTACAAAATGaatatcaatctccacatgtttagtgCGTTGGTGCTGGACAGGATCCCCAGTCATGTAAATGGCACTAATGTTATCACAGTAAACAATAGTGGCACGTCGTAACGGGATGTGAAGCTCGAGAAGTAAATTGCGTAACCAAGTAGTCTCAGCAACAGCATTGGCCACTCCTCTGTATTCGGCCTCCGCACTAGAACGAGATACAGTAGCTTGTCGTTTGGATGACCAAGATATCAGGTTGTCTCCAAGAAAAATGCAGTAGCCAGAGGTCGACCGACGAGAATCCGGACAAcccgcccagtcagcatcagagtaCGCAGTCAAACCAGTAACAGTGGAAGCGGACAGAAATAAACCGTGATCAAGAGTGCCCTGAAGATACCTGAGAATGCGTTTAATAGCCTGCATATGTGATTCCCTAGGGTCATGCATAAATAAGCAAACCTGCTGCACGACATAAGAAATGTCGGGGCGGGTGAAAGTCAGGTATTGAAGAGATCCGGCCAGACTTCGGTATAATGTTGGATCCTTGAGTGCAGGGCAAAATGTAGTACTGAGCTTCGGTTGTGTATCGACTGGAGTAGCGAATGGGTTGCAGTTCGTCATCGATGCACGAGCAATAATATCCTGTGCATATGAAGACTGTGACAGAAACAATCATGAATCTGAGCGGGTCACAGTGATACCCAGAAATTGGTGTAACGCACCAAGATCAGTCATAGCAAATTCACGTTTCATTAACTCAATGAAACGACCTAGAAGGGCATCAGTAGAAGCGGTTAAaacaatatcatccacatatagtaATAAGTATGCAGTTTCCGAACCAGAGTGATAAACAAATagtgaggaatcacaaacacttccacGAAAACCGCAACCAATAATAAATTGTGCAAAACGTTGAAACCATGCCCGAGGTGCTTGTTTAAGTCCATAAAGAGATCGACGAAGGCGGCAAACATAATCGGGATGAGCGGAATCAACAAAACCCGGTGGTTGATGCATATAAACCGTTTCAgctaggtcaccatgaagaaaagcatttttAACGTCCAGCTGACGAATACCCCAAGAACGTGATGTTTCTATACTGAGCACAGTACGTATAGTCGCtggtttaacaaccggactaaacgtttcaaaacAATCAACTCCAACCTGTTGAGACTTGCCATTGGCTACTAGACGAGCCTTGTACCGCTGCAAGGTGCCATCAGCGTGAAACTTGTGACGGAAGAGCCACATCGACCGAATGATATGGGCGTTCCTGGGGCGAGGAACTAGTACCCAAGTGCCGGTCTTAATCATAGCAAGGTATTCGTTCCACATGGCAGCATTCCAGTTAGGGTCTCGAAGAGCATAAAGATAAGAACGTGGAAGAGGGGAAATTGGAGAGTTGGACTGGACATGAAGGTTCAGTCGCTGAATGGGGCGGAAAATGCCACGGGAAGCCCTAGTAGTTGGGCGAGTAGCTGTTGGAAGAAGTGGGCTGGAAGGGGAGGTCGGAGGGAGTGGGATGGAGGGGTTGGACGGGGCATTGATGGGCTGTGGAGAGGAGACCGTGTTGGGCTTCATGGTAATGGGCTGGGTAAGGGAGGACGGTGGAGAGTCATGGGTAGTGGGCTCAGAAAAAGTGGGCTGGGAAGGACGAGTTGGCTTGGAAGGATGAGTGGGCTCAGTGGGAGTGGGTTGGGAAGGACGAGATTGGCATCGATGAGGGGGAGAGTACAGCTTTGGCTGTTGGTTTGAGACGACTGGGCCGTCAACAGGGACGGAGAAGGATGGAGATGGATGAGTATTAGGAGAGGCTACAGGAGGGGGATATGTGGAGGAGTCTAGGAAGGAGTAAAGAGGATGGATTTGTGGGTCTTGAGAAGGGGAAGAGTCTAGATGAGAGGGACTTGAAAAAGGGAAGATGgtttcatcaaatgtgacatgtctTGAAATGATGAATTTGTTTGTGGAAATGTCAAGACAACGATAACCACGATGATTAGATGGAAAACCAAGAAAGACACACCTAGTGGAACGAGGAGCAAGTTTGTGTGGTGTTGTGGAAGAAAGATTAGGGTAGCAAAGACAACCAAAGATGCGAAGATGATCATATGTGGGTTGGCGTCTATATAAGACGGACACCGGAGATTGGAAGCGGAGAATTTTAGTGGGAAGAATGTTGTGTAAGTAGACGGCCATAAGAAGAGAATAGACCCAATATTTATGAGGAACAGAGGCATGGGTCATTAGGGTACGGGTGATATCATTGATTCGGCGAATCATGCGTTCCGCCTTACCATTTTGAGAGGATGTATGAGGACAAGAGAAGCGAAATACTAAGCCGTTTTGACTAGAAAAATTATGAAAAGAGGAATTGTCAAATTCGCGACCCATGTCGCATTGGAATGACTTAATTTGGCGTTCAAATTGAGTTTGAACAAAAGAACGGAATTCCAAAAATTTGGTGAAGACTTGGGATTTGAGTTTTAGTGGAAAAACCCATAGATAATTAGTGAAATCATCCAATAAGAGAAGATAATAACGAAAACCCGTGTCTAAATTCAACGGAGATgtccataaatcactatgaataATATCAAAAGGAGCAGCATTAGTAGAATGAGAGTCATAAAAGGGAAGACGAACATGTTTGCTAAGttgacaagaatgacaaagaTTGGGGGAAAGATTCTTATTACATTTAATAAAAGACTTTGTGCGTAAAGCATCTAAGATAGCCCTGCCAGGGTGGCCGAGGCGATTATGCCAAACGTCAGGTGAGCAGACAGCAAGAGAGAATTGGTGAGGTAGTGGCGAAAGGGAGGAATGCACGGCAGAAGTGGTGATGGGATAAAGCTCCCCAGAACTATCACATCGGAGAATAGTCTTCCTCGAattcaaatccttcacagaaaaaccataaggatcaaattcaacagacacatgattatcagtggtaAATTTACGAACAGAGATTAAGTTTTTGATGATGGAAGGAACGACAAGAGTATTTTTGAGATGAAGGGTGTGAGATGGAAGATCTATGAACCTAGAGCCACTAGCAGTTACCGGAATGCTGCTGCCATTACCCACTAAGATAGACCGCACATTGCTCGAAGGAAAAACATTATGTAAAGTACCTGGATCCGAGGTGATGTGTGATGTTGCGCCAGTGTCCATGTAGAAGTCATCATCAGGCGCTCGAATGCTCATGGAGCTGTATGCTTCGGCAATATCCGATGGTTGAAGGTATTCCGTTGTAGGAGTGACGTAAGCTTGTGGTGAACGGGCTGCTGAGAAGGTGCGTCCGCGACCACGGCCACGCCCACGGAACTGACGACCTCGGCCACGACCAGAGAGATGATGCTGCTGACTCCAGTAAGGTACAGCAGGGTATGGGCTTGGGGGAGACGTCCATTGGGGAGCCCAGTTGGGTGCAGTAGGGTGACGTATTGGGCCTGGTGGAGTTGGCAGAAGAGCAGCTTGGTGGCCCATCAGGGAACTGGGCTCGGGACGCTGGTGGGCAGACGCTGAGTGAAAACTGCTGGTGACGGAAGAAGAAGTAGCAGGTGGACGCTGGTTGTTGGCAGCCGCAAGGGCAGTATGGGAGCTGAAGTTTGATTGTTGTTCACGGCGAATCTCCTCAGTGCGTAATTGAGAGCGAGCAGTGTCAAAAGATGGCATCGATTGTTGGATGAaggaggcaacaatattgtattCCTCCGGAAGTCCATTGACAAGTTGTATAACCAAACGTTTCTCATCCATTGGAAAATCAAGATCACTTAGTCGATTCGAAAGTGCCTGTAGCTTATCACAATAATCATCAACATTGTTACAATCAACAAATCTTAGATTCACGAACTTACTTTCTAGGTTAGCGGCACGGCTTCCTTTGTTGTCTTGGAAAATATTTTTAAGATGATTCCATAACTCTTTCGCAGTTTTACCAGTTTTGAGAACTGTAAGCATCAAATCTTtggccatggtggagaacatccattgaCGGCAGAGGGCATCAAGTTGTAGTATGGTGGCAGCATCAAGATCTGGTGGTGGAGCGGAATCGTCAATAAGAAAAACGAGGTTGTGTGCTTGTAGATGAAGTTGGAAAAGGAAAACCCATGAAGAATATTCATCTTGTTTGATATCTAGAGTAATAGGGATCAAAACTTTGATGTTAGAAACGGCGAAAGCCAGATGTAAGGATTTTTTGTCACTTGCCATGGATGATTATTGGTAAtttagagaaagaagaagatggatCGAGGTTGGCCTCGTGATACCATATCAGAGGTTAATCAATCCTTGATTATTATTATTCCATAAACTCATATAAATAGAGTTTGAGTATTACAGAAAATCTGGTATTCTCCCAGAATATTATGGTAACTAAATATCTCTAAATATATCATCTCTAAATATAATATATTGTCTATTATTTACTATCAACAACAAGCTGAAAATAATTTAATCTTAAGTTTTTAAACGAACTTATTATACTTGCATGATGGTGGGGTGAAGTGGTTAGATGCAGATGGACGCATCCGTAATCTTCAAGCTATATCTTATAAAGCAACTAGTGCGTCTTTTTTATCGAAGTGATTGAATGTCGGTATGCATACGGTATGACTGCATCATTTCTTATTTATTTGCTCCATGTGTTTGTTTGGCGTACTCCAAATGCATCCTAATCAAgcatttggggaaaatgggtgtagaACGGCTTCATATGATTCGACATGCATGTTAATGCTAACCTGGCTTGTCTTGGACCGCTGCAGGTAGGTAGGAGTTGGACATATTTAGACATATTTAGGGTCGGCAggcaaaatttataaaaccaaacgacccttcaacatcgtTAATGACTTCAAAAATTTGACATGACGATCCTTCAACATAGTTAACGACTACAATCATTTGACATGACAACCCTTCTTATTTTTTGAACagagaacaattttttttatcatatagagtcgttattTTTTGACGACCCTAACACTATTTGAGACAGAGAAGTGGTTCTGCATAAGACAGAGTCGTTCGTATTTAAAAAGGGTCGTCGAGAAGAATCATTAACGATTTAGAAATTCCTGGACGATACTATTCTAGGGCAGAAAACCAGGTTTAGGAtcgttatctactacaccctagtggttaacgatttttcatcaattcaatatgcatatcaaaaatcgttaagcaataaaaaaccgtggttaaTTACCTtggaactgtaactgcaattttacagttgaaaacctattttttcaatcaataaatcaaattaaacgcaaacccaacttagattaaggggttttagttcacttacggcGATGAATCGGTGAGATTTTTTTTGCTCAGAAGTTGTTAATAGAATGGGAGACAGTGGGAGGGAGGGAGCGGGCGAGAAAaa
This genomic stretch from Papaver somniferum cultivar HN1 chromosome 5, ASM357369v1, whole genome shotgun sequence harbors:
- the LOC113279679 gene encoding uncharacterized protein LOC113279679, whose product is MASDKKSLHLAFAVSNIKVLIPITLDIKQDEYSSWVFLFQLHLQAHNLVFLIDDSAPPPDLDAATILQLDALCRQWMFSTMAKDLMLTVLKTGKTAKELWNHLKNIFQDNKGSRAANLESKFVNLRFVDCNNVDDYCDKLQALSNRLSDLDFPMDEKRLVIQLVNGLPEEYNIVASFIQQSMPSFDTARSQLRTEEIRREQQSNFSSHTALAAANNQRPPATSSSVTSSFHSASAHQRPEPSSLMGHQAALLPTPPGPIRHPTAPNWAPQWTSPPSPYPAVPYWSQQHHLSGRGRGRQFRGRGRGRGRTFSAARSPQAYVTPTTEYLQPSDIAEAYSSMSIRAPDDDFYMDTGATSHITSDPGFEFEEDYSPM